TCAAAGACGACGATGTATTTGAGTGGGTGTGTGAGGAGTTTGGTGGAGGACTATGGAGAGTTGGAGGCTTCTCTCACTCCACGCCTCTATATCTACCACCACATATATGAATCTGGTCTTAATTAATTACTCTTTCTTGaccaaattaaacaataatatatataatataactgATGACTATATTATTTCATACTTTTTTTTATCGTTTGTTACAACtcgatccaaaaaaaaaaaaaatacaaaatgtaATACAGCATCTACATATATTTTgaatgttttaaatttaaatattacgAACTTACaagaaataataacaaaattattgACATTACGAAATCTATATCTAACTATGTCTACATATATTTTGAATATTCCAACACCCAATACATGCTCTTTGAAAACTCATACCCATgcctttaaaaaaaaatccacttTCATTTTAAACAGTTTCTTTGAaatccaaaacaaaacaaaatcaccAACTATGTACCAAATGTTAAATAGCCAATTCCCTTCGACATTACCGTCAAGAATTAGTTACTCaccatttaaaacatttttcaatcAATCCGTATCAACTCGACTCAATAAGAGAAAAAGTTATACCAAACATAAACTTTTCAAGAGTCAAGAATACAACTAAACATAAACTTCAAATAAACGAAActaagaaacaaaattaaatcatTACATTCGACTTGCATAGTGTAACGCTTCTAACTTTTCTTGCTATAGATGTGATATCTATAAATAAACTCCATTGAACCCACTTGTTCGCATTTATGTTTCCCTTAGCTTGCCATTGCCTCTTTCAAACGAACTCCTTGCTAGTTTTATCCTCTAAAGACAATTTTTGGAACACCTCTTTGTTTACAATTACTTTATTTCTCAAGAATCTTTGTTCTCGATTAGTTTTTGTTTGTCCTTTAATCTACTTAACtaagtttttattttctatcacCAGTTACCACCTTCAATTCCTCTTCTTTTATATTGGCTTCTTCCATGAGAAACTGAATAGCTACCATAATTCCTTCCAAATTCGCATCCCCACTTATTTTTTCTTGAATCACATCTCCCATGATACATAATAGTTTTCCCTCCTATTTGTGGGTTATATACAGCACAATGCCACCAAATCCATTCTTTATCATCGTTCCTATTTTGATGCTTCACTAGACCACCTTTTGTATCTTGTTCGTTAGATACCAGTGACTAACAAAAGTTTTTATACGTTTCCATTCTGTTTCCTATGGAATATCTTTATTTTCAAACACCTTTTGGTTTCTACAATTTAAAACCACCCATAAAATAGCAAAAATTAAAATaggagtaaagtatcatttttgtcgtCAACATTTGGGATAAATCTTAAAGTTGTccataacgtttaaatcgtcctatttaagtccctaacgttttaaaattgactcaatattgtcctgccgttagggatatGTTAATAGAAttaacggcgggacaaaattgagataaTTTTGAAACGTTGGTGATTTAAATAAGACGAAAACAttgggaacaaaaacgatacatagaattaaattttaattttatccttcaataatatcaattttttaaggtacataattattcaattattttttaatcacatctaagtaaattacacttaatccattactttcattttaaataaatttattttttttataattttgtttttaaaaatttttactggTCATTAAATGTTTGTAAGATGGATACTCATACGAAGGTGCTTATAATTGTTTTTAGACGAAAATGCAACCCAAATATATATTCGTATGTGACATGTTGCTCAAAAGAAAAGAATTTGATTTATACTTTACTAACAGTTACAAATTTTGATGTTGAATCTTCGCGGAAATAAATAACTATAGACAACTTTGTCTAAGTTTTCTCTCAATTAATAATCTATGGGCAATCAAGACCTTATTTTGgagcaaaaaaaatattaaaaaataatacaatcatATATCTATAGAGAAAGATATATAATAAAGTTTATCAGATAGTCACACTGCGAAGAACAACAGTTTCAATGGTGAGACCAGGACCAAAGCCAAAAAGTACACCCCAATCAAGTCCTTCACCGGTAGTTTTAAGTCCTTCTTCAAGAGATTTCTTCCTCATCAAATCCATGATGAAGAACACACATGCACTTGACATATTACCATAATTGCTAAGTACATCTCTAGTAGCTTTCATTTTTTCTGGTTTCAAGTTCACCTTCTGTTCAACCTGGTCCAAAATTGCACGTCCACCAGGGTGTGCAATCCAAAATATTGAGTTATAATCAAATATACCCAATGGATCAAAAGCTTTACTAAGCGCGTCATTGATATTTTGCGAAATAATATCAGGAACACTCTTGTTAAGATAGAATGTAAGCCCAACTTCACGAAGGAGACCACCGATAGCTCCATGGCTGCCAGGGACGAGTTTTTGATCGGTCGAAACAATCTCAAAGATAGGCTTCTCAACATCTGGCACAGGATCAGAACCAATGATAATCGCAGCAGCTCCATCTGCAAACAATGCTTGTCCTACAAGACTATCCATATCTGTCTCACTAGGACCACGGAAAGTGACTGCGGTATTCTCAGAACAAACGATAAGAACACGAGCATCCTTGTTGTTTTCAGCCAAGTCCTTAGCTAAACGAAGAACAGTGCCGCCAGCGAAGCAGCCTTGGTGGTACATCATGTACCTCTTGACGCATGGGTCGAGCCCTAAGAGTACGATGAGTTCGTAATCAACGCCAGGCAACGCAACACCGCTGGTGGTACAGAAGATCAAATGTGTGATTTTAGACATTGGTTGTCCCCATTCTTTGATGGCCTTGGTTGCAGCTTCTTTTCCAACCCTTGGTACCTCCCTAATCATCATATCTTCCCTTGCATCCAACGATGGTGCCTTGTATGCACACATGTTAGGATTCTCTTTCAGTATCTCTTCTGTTAAGTACATATGTCTATTCTTGATCTGTGTTCTTTCACCTGAAATAATAATGCGCAATTCACATCCATTATTACCTTTGATAAAGTCTAGAAAATGAAATATATAGCAATAATGTTATTCTTGAGCTGGTTTCATAGTAACTTAAATCTTTAAGTACTATTTAAATAAATAGTTCATCtaaatttgtaattataaaaGTAATGTTATTATTAAGTAGTTATTACTATTAATATCAAATGGTGAATATGCTATGTTGTATAATATGttaattttacattttaattaatataaaagtaaaatgataatttttttaataaatattaaataaaataaaactaaaacagTTAATAAAAATACATACAAATGCGTTGAAATTTCTTCTTGAGATCAGTCATGTGCTCGCTATTGGTTACTCTGAAATAATAATCAGCATATGTGCTCTGATCAACACAATTCGGTGGATTTGCTGTACCGATTGCCAATACCGTTGCAGGACCTTCTGCCCTTTGAATATTGTGGATCTCACTCACAGACACCATCTTTTTTTAGCTGTGTTTTTTGATAGCAAAGCTTCGCTACGTTCTTTGGGATAGCAAAGGTTATTAGCTATGTTGTTTGGTATTTTGGTGAAGAATTAGGCACGGAGAGGGGGGATATTTATATACATCAGATTAGGGGCATATGTGGAATTAAAGGGAGGAATTATTGGAACATATATATAAAACGTGCTCAACAACTCAAAGTATAGTAAATTCGTAATATATAAAATGTTCATGGATTCAAACCGTCAGCAGATGTATTCTGACTTCTTCGTTGTTTTATTGTTTTACTTTGACTCTGATTGATTATTGTGCATGTATCATGGTACATATATGTATTTGTGTACTTTTAGTATAATTCATGATAGTCATTATTGTATGTGGATGGCGGCTCAGATTGTTGGCTTAATTCTTTAGTGATTTAtgaagtatttaatttttttttccctcgccaaaatataatattttttatgatatcatttttttagaaaatttaagttcatataaaaatataaataattatatttctaatcaTATTTGTTATTTGTTTGTGCTTGGTAGAATATAGTATTTGTTATTTAAtgtgtgttttattttttttatttgtctgtgaaaaatttccttttttttattgtatCATACTATAGCAACTTTTAGCACGCTATCTCATCAGAAATGTTTATTAGGGGAACATAAGATTTTTTATATGTGACGGCTATTTGAATAGATGCAATAGGTAGTTTGGAATTACTTATTGCTTCATTAGTACCATTTATTCATGTCATGTTAAAATCTTTCTCAAACAAAATTGGTAGTGTATTGTTTATTAATTAACTAGTACTTATTGTATATTTATAAGTGGTCctatcattttttatataaatttcattaTTGAAATTGAAGATATGCTAGTTTGATCGGGTGTATAAGGAGTTTGGTGGATGACAATGGATCGGAGTCTATCACCCACATATGAGTCtggtattaattaataaattagtctTGCTTAACATAATTgactatattattttatatttattattagatagatattttataatataatataaattaataaaaaattacaaaaaaagtaaagaattagAAGATATTGCAATTCTATTCGAGATAAGTTACCAATATCCAAAGAGTTTTAAAGAATTCAccaattcattaatttttttcatattcaACAATACAATGATTCAATactttcatttatatttttaacaaattctAATGTGCTAATCAACTAATTAAGTGATCCAATATTAATTGGGTCGTAACAATACTCCCCTATTTAAACACATCTTTGTTCTCAAACAACATATGTTTTAGTTTATAAATTGTATTATCTCCTATGGATTATAAATATAGTATTCATTCGTTGAGTTGGGAAACTTATCattatttctttatatttttcgGATGTTTAATCATAATTTGATAAGCTAACTCTGCTATAGTTGCTAGCTACTTTGATAAGCCTAACTTGCCAAGAGCCATGCAGGTTGTAGAAGAACATTTGGTTAAACTCGTAGAATATATCTATTGATCTTATTATATATGTCAATATATTTCAGAAGCAGGATTATCGAACAAAATTATTTGCAATAGATTTGTGTGgaataaattaaatatcaatgGCCTTGTTTTATCTCGTTATTTTATATAAAGAAGAGTAAATAAATTGCTAATAGCTTTGTTATGAGATACTTTTTattaacactacaaaaaaaaataagttttctgccacgcttttaaagcgtgtcgAAAAATACTTAAAAGCGTACCAATAAGTGCTTATAGGTACCGATTACAATCCAAATCGGGTTATGACAACGTTAgtctttttaaatttgattacaaaaaatatacaccaattcatatttcataaaattaaaaaatataccaCTTTTGTTTTCTATCATTAATAGTGTTGCTGCCACCAACCCCACCATAGCCACtggcagcaacaacaacaaacaatAACAATAATGTCCTCCTAATGGAAGACAACATCGTTCGATTTGCGAATTTGCGACTTTGCAATAACTAGGGATAACAAAATGCAAGATGGTAAGAGAAGATGGAGTAAAGGCAGGGGATTAGGGGGTAATTATATGGGATACTACGACacacaataatataaaaattgcaAACATGATACTATCAAGTCTTATACTATCCTAGCTAATATTTTTTTGCTTTATTATAAATCGAACCTCATACGAAGGTAGTTATAGTTGTTTTTAGATGAAAATGCAACCCAAATATATATTGGTATGTGACATGTTGCTCAAAAGAAAAGAATTTGATTCATACTTTACTAACAGTGACAAACTTTGATGTTGATGAATCTTCGAATCAACAAATAACTATAGACAACTTTGTCTAAGTTTTCTCTCAACTAATATCAAGAccttattttaaagaaaaaaaaactataaaaaaataacacaatCACATATATGCAGAGATATATAATTAAGCATATCAGATGGCCACACTGCGGAGAACAACTGTTTCAATAGTGAGACCAGGACCAAAGCCAAAAAGAACACCCCAATCAAGTCCTTCACCGGTGGTTTTAAGTCCTTCTTTAAGAGATTTCTTCCTCATCAAATCCATGATGAAGAACACACATGCACTTGACATATTACCATAATTGCTAAGCACATCTCTAGTAGCTTTCATTTTCTCTGGTTTCAAGTTCACCTTCTCTTCAACCTGGTCCAAAATTGCACGTCCACCAGGATGTGCAATCCAAAATATTGAGTTATAATCAGATATACCCAGTGGATCAAAAGCTTTACTGAGTGCATCATTGATGTTTTGTGAAATAATATCCGGAACACTCTTGTTAAGATAGAATGTAAGTCCAACTTCACGAAGGAGACCACCGATGGCTCCATGGCTGTTAGGGACAAGTTGTTGATCAGTTGAAACAATCTCAAAGAGAGGATTCTCAACCTCTGGAACAGGATCAGAACCAATGATAATGGCAGCAGCTCCATCGGCAAACAATGCTTGCCCTACAAGACTATCCATGTCTGTCTCACTAGGACCACGGAAAGTGACTGAAGTATTTTCAGAACAAACAATAAGCACACGAGCATCCTTGTTGTTTTCAGCCAAGTCCTTAGCCAAACGAAGAACAGTGCCACCAGCGAAGCAGCCTTGGTGGTACATCATGTACCTCTTGACGCATGGGTCGAGCCCTAAGAGTACGATGAGTTCGTAATCAACGCCAGGCAACGCAACACCGCTGGTGGTGCAGAAGATCAAATGTGTGATTTTAGACATTGGTTGTCCCCATTCTTTGATGGCCTTGGTTGCAGCCTCTTTTCCAACCCTTGGTACCTCCCTAATCATCATATCTTCCCTTGCATCCAACGATGGTGCCTTGTATGCACACATGTTAGGATTCTCTTTCAGTATCTCTTCTGTTAAGTACATATGTCTATTCTTGATCTGTGTTCTTTCACTTGAAATAATAATGCGCAATTCACATCCCTTATTACCTTTGATAAAGTCTAGAAAATGAAATATATAGCAATAATGTTATTCTTGAGTTGGTTTCGTAGTAACTTAAATCTTTAAGTACTATTTAAATAAATAGTTCATCtaaatttgtaattataaaaGTAATGTTATTATTAAGTAGTTATTACTATTAATATCAAATGGTGAATATGCTATGTTGTATAATATGttaattttacattttaattaatataaaaataaaatgataatttttttcataaatattaaataaaataaaactaaaacacTTAATAAAAATACATACAAATGCGCTGAAATTTCTTTTTGAGATCAGTCATGTGTTCGCTATCAGTTACTCTGAAATAATAATCTGCATATGTACTTTGATCAACACAATTTGATGGATTTGCCGTGCCAATTGCCAATACAGTTGCAGGGCCTTCAGCCCTTTGAACGTTTCGGATCTCACTCACAGACACCATCTTTTCTTAGCTGTGTTTTTTTTAGAGTAAAGCTTCGCTATGTTCTTTGGGAGAGCAAAGCTTATTAGCTATGTTGTTTGTTATTTTGGTGAGGACTTAGGCACGGAGTGGGGGGATATTTATATACATCAGATTAGGGGCATAAGTGGAATTAAATGGAGGAATTATTggaacatatataaaaaaagtgCTCAACAACTCAACAGAAATTAATTtctaaatggaaaacagaatggTGAAATGCAGATAAATGGATGCATGGGGTGATACAGAAATTAATTtctaaatggaaaacagaatggTGAAATGCAGATAAATGAATGCATGGGGTGATATCCATAAATGTGGACCTGTGAAGATCAGAGACCTGCAAAACGCAGGTAACGTTTTGCaggaacaagaaacagaaaattgcAGGCCCTGCAAAACGCAGGCTGCGATTGGCGTGGAAATGGAACAAAAAATTGAAACGTGTCCTGCATGCCGACAGGACCAAACTTGACCAACTTCGAACTGAGCAAAACGCAGAATGCGTTTGTCAGTGAACCAGAGCAAAACGCTGGTTACGTTTTGCAGGCTCTATACATGCATGCGTGCCACGTGTTTTGGGAGGGGTTCAGCTGGGTCCTTATAAGTGAGAAACGCAGATTGAAGAAGCATAGTTACTGAAGCAAAGTCATTACCAAAGAAATAGTTGGGGGAGAGTGAAAGAGCTGTGAATCAGCTCGGTGAAGAAGAGCTACATGGTATGGTATAGGAAAAAAAATGGTGCGTGACTATACCAAACCAGAAGATCATATTATTGAGTATTTGGATCATCCCCATTTtgtaagtaaatttttttaatatttaacaataaatatataaatttatttaaattttatttatttgtgttgtaATTAGTAGTATTGaggttattaatataatattattataattaatattttgcgttacgtcttaaattttttaataccattattattattattaggcaaATTATATTATGATGGTAGAAAGAGTTTAGGAAAGAAACGAAGAattatttagaaaagtattatttttattcatatttttcatttgtgATTACAAAGTTCTTATTGATATATAGACCAAAAGTACGCTAAGAGTACACTCGTTAtggaataatatcctaataaattaatGTCTTTATTGTTAGTAacgttgttgttattattattattattattattattattattattattattattattattattaga
The sequence above is drawn from the Arachis hypogaea cultivar Tifrunner chromosome 4, arahy.Tifrunner.gnm2.J5K5, whole genome shotgun sequence genome and encodes:
- the LOC112796278 gene encoding putative stilbene synthase 2 → MVSVSEIRNVQRAEGPATVLAIGTANPSNCVDQSTYADYYFRVTDSEHMTDLKKKFQRICIERTQIKNRHMYLTEEILKENPNMCAYKAPSLDAREDMMIREVPRVGKEAATKAIKEWGQPMSKITHLIFCTTSGVALPGVDYELIVLLGLDPCVKRYMMYHQGCFAGGTVLRLAKDLAENNKDARVLIVCSENTSVTFRGPSETDMDSLVGQALFADGAAAIIIGSDPVPEVENPLFEIVSTDQQLVPNSHGAIGGLLREVGLTFYLNKSVPDIISQNINDALSKAFDPLGISDYNSIFWIAHPGGRAILDQVEEKVNLKPEKMKATRDVLSNYGNMSSACVFFIMDLMRKKSLKEGLKTTGEGLDWGVLFGFGPGLTIETVVLRSVAI
- the LOC112796275 gene encoding stilbene synthase 3-like encodes the protein MVSVSEIHNIQRAEGPATVLAIGTANPPNCVDQSTYADYYFRVTNSEHMTDLKKKFQRICERTQIKNRHMYLTEEILKENPNMCAYKAPSLDAREDMMIREVPRVGKEAATKAIKEWGQPMSKITHLIFCTTSGVALPGVDYELIVLLGLDPCVKRYMMYHQGCFAGGTVLRLAKDLAENNKDARVLIVCSENTAVTFRGPSETDMDSLVGQALFADGAAAIIIGSDPVPDVEKPIFEIVSTDQKLVPGSHGAIGGLLREVGLTFYLNKSVPDIISQNINDALSKAFDPLGIFDYNSIFWIAHPGGRAILDQVEQKVNLKPEKMKATRDVLSNYGNMSSACVFFIMDLMRKKSLEEGLKTTGEGLDWGVLFGFGPGLTIETVVLRSVTI